ACGATATTTTTCATGAGCCTTTACATGTACATATTACCGATAACAATAAAAAACTATGCAAATTTTGGATTTTTGAGGACGGAAAAATTGAATTAGCTGACAATAAAGGCTTTTCAAAGGTTGAATTACAAAAGATTTCGACCACAATAATAGAAAATGAATTTTTAATAAAGGAAAAATATGAACACCTTTGCAAAGAGGTCAATGCCAGGGCCAACTATAAAAAAAAGCGTTAGTAGTATAAAATTTAGTATGCTTCCTGAAATCAGGGAAGTCACTGTAAAAGACGATTTTATAGTAGTTTGTCTTAGTGATGAAAGGATTGTTATGATTCCTATCCATTGGTCTAAAAAACTATATGATGCCGATTTGAATCAAAGGAAAAACTTTGTTTTCAACGATTATTTTATTTTTTGGGATAAGTTAGATGAAATTATAGGAATAAAAAATATTATATATGGTCAAAAACTGTGGCTAAATAATTGATAATAAAAAACGGATTATTATTTCTAAGACGTTTAGTAGTTACCCGAAGGGGAGGTTATAAAGTAAAAAACATTCAAACAAACACAAACTTTGATAGAGGGAATTTCGAACTGAAATTATATAAATTTGTACAGATTTTCTTTTTGCTAATTTTCTTCCTTTACATACCATCTTTTCGTTTAGAAAGCCAATCTCTATATTTACGCTTTAATCGGTTGCGTTTTTCAGTATTATCAACTATCACATCGACCCCACCGTCATAAGGTGCAATGATACATTTCTTTGAAGGGCAGATAAACATTGCTCTAATTTCATCATTGGCAATTACTTTAAGTGCTACATCTATCTTCCCATTTTTCCAATTTTCAGTTTTAATATAAATATCAAATAATGCATTATCTTCATCAAAAAAATCTTCTGGCCTTTCCTCTTTTAGGTTAATTGTCAACACCTTTGAAAATTCCCCAAAGAGCTTTTTGTAATTGCTTATGTTTGGACAGTCATTGAAAAGTCCGAATGAAATTATTATTCCTGTTCCTTCGCCAAAAAGGTCATTAAACAATTGATTTTGTCGATCAAGTATTATGTTATACTCGCTTTTCGATTCAGCATATCTTTTCGATTCAGGCAAATTATGAATTCTAAACCATCGGTCGGGATAAACCCATTTCAATTCGTAATTGATTGGATAAGTTTCCGAAAATTCCTTATTCCAATAATCTATGAATTCACTTTTTAACATTCATAAAAATCGACAAAATAACTAAATCGCTCTATTTCAATCAGTACAGCAGCCCCGCAAAGGTAGCTGAAAGTAAAGAAGCCATACTGCCACCTATTACAGCTTTGATTCCAAACTCAGAAAGTGTCTTTCTTTGTCCGGGAGCAAGTGATCCTATTCCCCCAATCTGTATTCCAATTGAAGCAAAATTTGCGAAACCACAAAGCATATAGGTAGCCATAACTACAGATTTCTTATCTGTAAAATGCAGAGCATTGGCGGTGTTTTTAAGTTCAGCCAACTGCACATATCCTACAAACTCTGATGCAGCCAATTTGATTCCTAACAATTGCCCCATCAGCATCATATCTTCTCTGGCAACCCCAATCAACCACATCAGAGGAGAAAAAACAGTACCCAGAACAAATTCCAACGAGAACTTTTTATATGGAGTATTAGCCGCAATCAAATCATTTAAACCGGTATAGGAGCCAATTACATCTCCCATTAAATAATTTATCATTGCAATAAATGCAATAAATACCAATAACATAGCCGCCACATTGGCAGCAAGCTTAAGCCCTTCCGTTGTACCCGTCGCAATAGCATCGAGCATATTGGAACCGATTTTATCTTTGGTGACTGTCACCGATGTATCGATAATTTCTGTCTGGGGATACAATATTTTTGAGACAACAATTGCACCAGGAGCAGCCATAACTGAGGCTGCCAGCAAATGACGGGCATACTCAGCTTCAGCTACGGGATCGCCATTGCCTAAAAAACCAATATATGCTGCTAAAACTCCACCCGCCAAAGTGGCCATACCGGCTATCATTACCAAAAGAATTTCAGAACGGTTCATTTTTTCAAGATATGCCTTGATCATAAGAGGGGCCTCGGTTTGACCCAGAAAAATATTTCCTGCTACACATAATCCTTCGGCTCCGGAAACAGCCAGCAGTTTGGTCAAAACTTTTGCGAATCCTTTCACCACGACCTGAATAACACCCAAATAAAACAACAGAGAAGTAAGAGCTGAAAAGAAAATAATAGTTGGAATCACCTGAAAAAGAAAAACGTAACCGAAACTTTTTACGTTCATCATATTACCGAGCAAAAATTCACTTCCTGCCCTGGTAAAATTTAAAACCTGAACAAAAATGCCACCCACAAAGTTGAAGGCTTTTTCCACAACCGGGACTTTTAAAACACCAAAAGCAAGTATCAACTGTGCAAGAAGTCCAATACCAACTACCTTAAAATTAATGGCTTTGCGGTTGCTTGATAACAAATATGCTATTCCTAACAAGGCTATGATGCCCAAAATTCCTGTATATCTTCCCATTTAAATTTTTAAAGGTGTGAATTAAATACATTTTTAAGAGAAATGAAAGATTTTGGCTGAATATGAAGAAATTGTTAAGCCTTTCAAAAAAAAAAATACCGAAGGCTTTGAGCCACTGGTATCTTAAAATTGTATGTGAAGTAATAATCCTAGTTGTTAAGTAATCCTGTTAGAAACCAATTGGCTTTTTTGGGATGTAATAAGAATAACAATATGGCAAAAAAACAAAACTTTCCACTAAAGATTTTGTGGCCTATTTAAACCTTATACCTATGATTGAAAGTGGTGCTCTTTCCCCTAAAACCATCGCTATTGTGAGCTTCGCCCTTTGTGGATTTGCCAATTTTGGTTCCCTGGGTATTCAAATAGGTGGAATATCAGCACTTGAGCCTTCAAGAAGAAATGACCTCACGAAAGTGGCAGTAAGAGCCCTTGCTGCTGGTACGCTTGCCAGCTATATGTCGGCTACGTTTGCGGGGCTGTTGTTTTGATTGATAGATATTTAGGAAATGCCTGATTCTGAAAAGGAATCAGGCATTTTTTTTTGATTCAATGACTCAATTGTCTTTGAAAACTATCATGATCCCAGCTGATTATGATTGAGCTAATTTTATCATCATCATCAAAACGGAACACGAAAATATGGTCATTTTCAAATTTCAGGCCTTTAGAGGGTATCCCGGAAAATTCTTTGGCCTGTGTACCAAAAATCGACACATTGCAAGTCAACTCATCGCCGTTTTCTACAAAGGAATCTATGGTATTGTCGATATCTGGAAAAGCATCCATAAGGCCTGACCACAAAGCTTTTCCAAGTTCTGAAACCTTACCAACACCACCCGCTCCTAATGGTGTAAAATTCACATCTGCGTTTGGAGTGCAAAGGTTAATCATTCTTTGATAGTCATGATCTTGATAAGCCGAGAAAAATTCCACGCAAGTGCCCTTTCTGGTGAGTGATGTCACGCTGTCTGTTCTTGTTACTGTTTTCATAATTTATCTGATTTTTTTATAAACCTCTTTAAATCCTTTATTTGTCAAACTGGTTTTTGTAAACGTATTTCCATCAAATTTGATGTTGAAATTATTTCTTGTTCCCACATGTTTTTCATCCCAAGAGTAGGCTTCGTTGGTTTCTGTAAATGTTTTACCATCAAACTGATAAGTGTAAAGTCCGGCTCCATCAAAAGTCTTGGTTTTAGGAAAGAAATAGGCCAAAGCCATTTTTGGGTATTGAAATATCACCACCATTTTGGCGTCTTTATATTTCCCCGCTCCAAACCTATTTTCACCGCCCCAAGTGCCTTCTGTCATTTCCCAAACACCTTCTAATTTTTTGTTTTTGAGGGCTTCTTGACCAATAATTCTTTCAAATTTTTCATTTACATCGTAGTTTGGATATTTTTCAGAATTCATT
The sequence above is a segment of the Cytophagaceae bacterium genome. Coding sequences within it:
- a CDS encoding nuclear transport factor 2 family protein, with translation MKTVTRTDSVTSLTRKGTCVEFFSAYQDHDYQRMINLCTPNADVNFTPLGAGGVGKVSELGKALWSGLMDAFPDIDNTIDSFVENGDELTCNVSIFGTQAKEFSGIPSKGLKFENDHIFVFRFDDDDKISSIIISWDHDSFQRQLSH
- a CDS encoding DUF4160 domain-containing protein, with product MKICNTFMPTFFTALGLRFFMVMYDIFHEPLHVHITDNNKKLCKFWIFEDGKIELADNKGFSKVELQKISTTIIENEFLIKEKYEHLCKEVNARANYKKKR
- a CDS encoding Na+ dependent nucleoside transporter, which produces MGRYTGILGIIALLGIAYLLSSNRKAINFKVVGIGLLAQLILAFGVLKVPVVEKAFNFVGGIFVQVLNFTRAGSEFLLGNMMNVKSFGYVFLFQVIPTIIFFSALTSLLFYLGVIQVVVKGFAKVLTKLLAVSGAEGLCVAGNIFLGQTEAPLMIKAYLEKMNRSEILLVMIAGMATLAGGVLAAYIGFLGNGDPVAEAEYARHLLAASVMAAPGAIVVSKILYPQTEIIDTSVTVTKDKIGSNMLDAIATGTTEGLKLAANVAAMLLVFIAFIAMINYLMGDVIGSYTGLNDLIAANTPYKKFSLEFVLGTVFSPLMWLIGVAREDMMLMGQLLGIKLAASEFVGYVQLAELKNTANALHFTDKKSVVMATYMLCGFANFASIGIQIGGIGSLAPGQRKTLSEFGIKAVIGGSMASLLSATFAGLLY
- a CDS encoding DUF2442 domain-containing protein, producing the protein MLPEIREVTVKDDFIVVCLSDERIVMIPIHWSKKLYDADLNQRKNFVFNDYFIFWDKLDEIIGIKNIIYGQKLWLNN